The Capsicum annuum cultivar UCD-10X-F1 chromosome 1, UCD10Xv1.1, whole genome shotgun sequence sequence NNNNNNNNNNNNNNNNNNNNNNNNNNNNNNNNNNNNNNNNNNNNNNNNNNNNNNNNNNNNNNNNNNNNNNNNNNNNNNNNNNNNNNNNNNNNNNNNNNNNNNNNNNNNNNNNNNNNNNNNNNNNNNNNNNNNNNNNNNNNNNNNNNNNNNNNNNNNNNNNNNNNNNNNNNNNNNNNNNNNNNNNNNNNNNNNNNNNNNNNNNNNNNNNNNNNNNNNNNNNNNNNNNNNNNNNNNNNNNNNNNNNNNNNNNNNNNNNNNNNNNNNNNNNNNNNNNNNNNNNNNNNNNNNNNNNNNNNNNNNNNNNNNNNNNNNNNNNNNNNNNNNNNNNNNNNNNNNNNNNNNNNNNNNNNNNNNNNNNNNNNNNNNNNNNNNNNNNNNNNNNNNNNNNNNNNNNNNNNNNNNNNNNNNNNNNNNNNNNNNNNNNNNNNNNNNNNNNNNNNNNNNNNNNNNNNNNNNNNNNNNNNNNNNNNNNNNNNNNNNNNNNNNNNNNNNNNNNNNNNNNNNNNNNNNNNNNNNNNNNNNNNNNNNNNNNNNNNNNNNNNNNNNNNNNNNNNNNNNNNNNNNNNNNNNNNNNNNNNNNNNNNNNNNNNNNNNNNNNNNNNNNNNNNNNNNNNNNNNNNNNNNNNNNNNNNNNNNNNNNNNNNNNNNNNNNNNNNNNNNNNNNNNNNNNNNNNNNNNNNNNNNNNNNNNNNNNNNNNNNNNNNNNNNNNNNNNNNNNNNNNNNNNNNNNNNNNNNNNNNNNNNNNNNNNNNNNNNNNNNNNNNNNNNNNNNNNNNNNNNcttttaaaaaatttaaaagtttttaaaaattatactttacgcttcaattaatttaatcacaatttaaatgaaACTTTGATTTTAGCTGGTCAAATTTGTtaacatttttaatttaaagatttttttgtcACCTTCTATCTAATTTTCTCTGCTATCCATCCTTTATGTTgtatataatttcattattttagtacaaATGATTACATAAAATAGTTTCAATATTAGTTAATACCTCGTATATGAAGCATTGGATaaagttttattaaaaattttatttcagaatcatttttctttatttggtgTACCAAAAACTACCGCATAAAACTACTCTAtcctttttaatttgtttatcttattattgttttgtccattgtaatttttttgtaactttttaatTAAACTTCCAAACATATCTAAATCAAATAGGAGTACAttattttacctatttttactttaagatttaaaaatatttcactttttgAAAATTCCTGTCAATTGAAAAGTCTAacaaaacaaattgaaatggatgGAGTAATTTTTACATTAGCAGCTCATCTAAATGATAAGCTTATTTAATTATTGCATAATAAGTGTGATTAGTAGCCTTAAATTACGAAATATTAGTAGCATGAACATGGAGTGTGTATTATTATGCATGACGGGAAGGTAGCCCTTTTTCCGTactctttatttcttaaaaatatattatcctattttaatttttgtaaagaaaaaaaaaaaactaatttttttgattcttctttcttctcGTATTTGAATGTTTGAGTACCTTAGCTTATGCAGTGTGTCTTCCACTTCTTGCACATATATCGAACAATCTTGGACTCTGCTTTACAAACTATAGAGACAGCTATTAAAAAATAAGGGGTTTCTTTTTCTAAGAAGCAGTGTCTGTCTGTCTGTTAATAGCCGTAATATTACTCCTGTAATTTCTTGTGCTTCGATTTAATTTCCGTGACTACGTGTTGATTCCTTGTACTTCATCGATTATCATATTTTTGTTACTATATcatgtttttgttattatctgtTGTTTCTTATACTTcccttacttatttttttaaactgCTTTGCACTATTTAGGGATAAGGTATGCATGCCCTCTACCCTTTCTATACCCCCACTTTGTGGGCTACACTGTGTATGTTGTTTGTTTTTCCAAGAAATAAGTTGAGAAGTTATGAGTACAAAGATTCTAATTTTATACTCCTATTACTCTTTATTGATCTTGAAAAAGGCAGgcaattttggtttatttttcgTTTTGGATCCCCTCTTTATTGGCCTATTTTAGTGTTTCTTGTTACCTTTAAAGAATATTGATGGTGGCTTGCATGAGGACATTCAAAAAGTTGTGTCAATCTACTTTCTGCGTTTGATTGATAGGTGGTCCTATATTTATTACTCATAGAAAAATTGCCTTGGTGGGGTCAATGATCTCCAATTATTTGGTCATCTAAATTATGTTTACATTTGTAACATTAGTTATTCTACCTACTACTTGACTGAGTTGCACTTGCTCTTCATTTTTTATGGCGcaccgtgtcggattctccaaaattACACTGCTTTTGAAGAATTTGACATTCAACTGTTGATATTTTCGAAGAGTCGAGCAAAATAGCTGCTCGATATACAATGACTGAATTATCTTTCGATTTAAGAAAATGGTGAAACAAGGGACATGCAATACACATGAATAGCTAAGTAGGTAAAAGTTCTCAGTTTTTTAACTATTCACACAACAACATATTTAGTGCAATCTCACAAGTGGAGTATGAGGAAGGTAGAGTGTAACAacatacattttttaaaaatttatgttggTGGAAATTCTTGTCCCCCGATTGAGCGAAGCTTGAATCAAAACAGAAACGGATTTATCTTGTgttaactgatagcataaatgcGTTTTACACTATCAATAAATTTTTTCCAGCTATAACAAGTTATTTAGTTGATCTTTTATGTTACTAAATTTGGATTactgtatggagcggagtattggttagtcaagaactcccacatccaaaagttaaaggtggcggaaatgaggatgctGCGttagatgtgtggacttactagggaAGATAGGGTTATgaatgaaattattcgggagaaggtgggagtggcttcggtggagtacaagatgtgggaagtgagactgagatggtttgggcatgtgatgagtaGGGGTATGGATatcccagttcataggtgtgagagttTAGCTTTGGATGATTTCAAGTGAgatagaggtaggccgaagaagtactggagagaggtgattagatgtcaggggcggctcaagcatATTCGTGGCCTAAGACGAAAATCAAATGGAggccttaattatttttttttaaatatcccTTTTTTAATAAActctttttttataattataaatcgatttttttatttagtcttttttaagtaataatataatcaatgcatttaatctttcttgaaatatagTACTCTATATATGAACTTATTCTAAtaattctttccttttatattaaaaaattattttttctataaataatatgtaattttttaaaaaaattataatatactaTCAGtaaaaaatgaggcccctcaaatttgggggCCTAAAGCGGCCGCTTATTTTTTCATGAGGTTGAGCTGCCCATGTTAGACGTGACATGAAGCAGTTACAACTTATTGAGgatatgaccttagataggaaggtatAGAGAACTCGAATTAGGTTAGAGGGCTAGTGCGAGTGGGTGAGTTGTAGCCGGTATTTAGGAGAGCTTTGGTGTAGCCGGGTTACTAGTCTTAGGGCTATGATCATAGAGTGGAGCTTCTAGTTAGGAGGGTACGGGTATGGTGGGTGCCTTTGCTTTGTTAGTATATAGTTTTACTTTGTAGGTAtcttatttctgttattccatcttgtttcatgttttattatgactttttttactGTCCTTTGACTTGATCCGGgaatctatcggaaacaacctttctacgtCTTCGGGTGTAGTGGTATggagtatggactgcgtacattttaccctccccagaccccacaatgtgggaatacactgagtttgttgttgttgtttttgttagtgTGCAGAAGTTAAACTCAATAGAAACACAGTCATAGCTAGAATTTGGATTTCCATGTTTACGTTTTGCAAGTAAATGTTTAACAGTAGAAGTACTTTTAGTTACCAAAGACATTGCAGTACAATCATTTTGCTAGCTCTGTTATTTGTGGAACTGCTCTCTACCtccaaaaggtagaggtaaggtctgcgtatactctaccctccccagaccccacatTGTGGAGTTTCACTAGTTTACGTTGTTGTTATTTGTCACCGTCGGTGAAACTATAATTTAAGGTAAATGTATTTTGACTTATGCTGGGGTTGAAATGATCGTCCAAGGTTGAAATGCAGTTAACTTTATATATATTGTTCTGGTATTTGCAAATGGTGATATGAATAATATCTACTTATATTTAAGGAACTTCAGTTGTACATTACTTAAAAGTAGGAGGAAATACTGTCTATCACAtggatttctctctatttttcttcagaaatattttatttaacttgCTGTGCACTTAACTGCTTGTTGTACTCTGATCACATTCTTAAGTAGCAGATGGATTTTGTTCTACTGATGTAGGTACGTGCCGTCTGAGCTGGCAACAGATGTTACCATCATTGTTGGGGAAGTAATATTTTACCTACACAAGGTAACTTGACTGACTATTCATCCAAAGgaaaaattgctaaaatttccTATACATCTCACTAAGTAAATAGTACTTTATCCTTAATGTTCTTCAATGACGTTCATTTGGGTTCAGAAAAGTAAACAAGCAGAATTTGACTGTGTTTGTTCCTCTGTGGTTTTGAACTAGGGATAATGAACGAAGATTGCATGTGGAACAAAATTATTGTACAGCAGAAAAACAAATCTAGTTTCATGAATTTGCCATGTGATCCAGATTTATCCCATCTTTTTGGGAACTGACCTTTAGACTAAGTTCTGAAATTTCCAAAATCTTTCCTTGCACATCCGGGAGACCTTTTTGCTAGGTTGTTCTTGACATAACGATATAAGCTATCTCCAAACCTTTATAAATGAGAATGTAAATAGATAACAGCTTAGTCTTTCAGCTAACCAACATGTTCTATCtcaactttgaattcttagtgatGCAATATACCACTGCAGCTGGTCTTATTAGTCTCCAGTTGCTGACTGTAACTTTTACTATCATGTGGAGAACTAAATGTACTTCTTTCTTATCAGTATCTGATATACAGTTTACACTGATTTTGGGTTTCCAGTTTCCTCTGTTGTCCAAGAGCAACAGGCTGCAAAGGCTTGTTTCAAAAGCAAATGAAGAGAATTCTGATGAAATTCAGTTAGTTGATTTTCCTGGTGGACCTAAAGCTTTTGAGATTTGCGCTAAATTTTGCTATGGAATGACAGTGACTCTCAATCCTTATAATGTAGTTGCCGCACGCTGTGCTGCTGAGTACCTTGAAATGACAGAAGATGTTGACCGAGGAAACCTCATCTTCAAAATTGAGGTATTCCTCAATTCCAGTGTTTTCCGCAGCTGGAAAGATTCAATTATTGTTCTACAAACAACCAAGTCACTTCTACCGTGGTCTGAAGATCTGAAGGTGGTAGGGAGATGTATAGATTCTATTGCTTCCAAAACTTCAATTGATCCTTCGAGTATTACATGGTCCTACACGTACAACAGAAAAGTGGCTGTCTCAGATAAGATCACAGAAGTTGGGATGAAATTCCCTGGAAAACTGGAATCCGTGCCCAAGGATTGGTGGGTTGAAGATATATGTGAACTTGACATAGATCTTTACAAGCGAGTTATGGTTGCAGTTAAATCTAAGGGAAGGATGGATGGTAGTGTTATTAGCGAGGCATTAAGAGTTTATGCAATGAGATGGCTGCCTGATTCTATTGAGGCTTTGGTATCGGAAGCTGACAGTAGAAGGAACAAGTCCTTGTTAGAAACTATAATCTGCTTATTGCCTTCTGATAAAGGTGTTACTTGTTCATGTAGTTTCTTGCTTAAGTTACTGAAAGTCGCTATTCTTGTGGGAGCAGATGATTCATCAAGGGATGCTCTTGTAAAAAGTATCAGCTTAAAGCTGGATGAGGCTTCTGTTAATGATCTTTTGGTTCCAGCAAGGTCTCCCCAAACTACTGTTTATGATGTTAACCTAGTAAAGTGCATTGTGAACCGATTCATGGCTCGTGAAAGAAGTACTCGGGATAAGAACATTTCCCCGAAGAGCACCAATGATTTCATCTTGGGGCATGCATCATGGTTGAAAGTCGGTAAATTAATTGATTGCTATCTTGCAGAAATTGCTCGTGATCCAAATGTCAGTCTCTCTATTTTCATTGAACTATTGCTAGCAATTCCAGAGTCAGCAAGACCAATTCATGATGCATTGTATGAGGCAATCGATATCTATCTGCAGGTTGCTTATTTACTTTTCCCTTTttacctaagttgctcggactctccacaaatgttgccgcacctgtgtcggatccttcaaaaatacactatttttgaaggatccgacacgcacccgtagacatttttgaagagtccgagcaacttggCTTTTTACTTCATGTCCTGCAAGTCCTTGATTTAACTTGGTCATCTAACATTTCTTTGTGTTACCATGCTGCAATATCATAGTCGACCTATATAAACAAATAATGGTCTTTTCCAATATATATCATGAGCAAATCAGGAAATATATCTTTGTGTAATTGCTACAAAGCtatggaaacagcctcttgcaaaAATGCAGGGTAAGGCTACATATGATAGATCCTTGTGGTCCAGCCCTTCTCCGGACTCACCGCATAGCaggagcttagtgcaccgggctgctcTTTTATTTGCAACTTCTACAAGGGAATTCAGCTGTTTTGGATGCCATTTTTGAAGCTCAATGACAAATACAATAACTATGCTTCAATCTCAATCAAATTGCAATCAGCTATATGATTTCTCATTGTCCATTTCACTACATTTTTTACCGTATGGTCATAAGATATTCTGTTTTTCTTCACTGTAGGAGCACTCAAGCTTGACAAAAGCTGAGAGGAAACACTTATGTGGCTTCATGGATGTCAGAAAATTAACAATGGATGCATCTATGCATGCAGCACAAAATGAACGACTGCCTCTCCGAACTGTTGTTCAAGTCCTGTTCTTTGAGCAGATTAGAGCATCTGCTGGAGTTCAAGCCTTAAATCACAGAAATACTGATGCTGTAGATTGCACTAGGAAGACTGAAGAATATTGGCAGAAAACATTACTAGAAAAGAATAACATACCAAAACCATCGAGTGTAATCAAGATGAAAGGTGAAGATCCACAGAAGAACATGAAGTTAGTAAAGAAAGGTAGCCAAAACAGAAGTAGTGGACCACAGTTGCTGCCATCAAGATCAAGGAGAATATTTGACAAGATGTTTGCTGGTAAGGCGTTTGGTAACCGCGAAAACCGGAGTTCTGAGACATCAGGTAGTTCTCAGAGTCCAACTTCAAGGTCTAAGGGAGAAATTAAGTTCTCTAGCTCATCTTCAAGAAATAGGAGGCATTCAATTTCATAAGACATTTATGTAGATTCATGTAGTCTTAGATCTTGTGTGTAAGAATCATATTTCTGTAGAAAGTGGTAAGCTTTTAGGTGTAGTTAAGGTGTTTAATCATCATAGTAATGCTTTAAGAGCTTTGCTACAAAACATGTTATTCGTGGATTCATTCTCCTTTGGTATCTTTTAGTTATTGTATTCTTAGTTTCACCTGTCATGttaattgaaattattttctttttttctttcttttaagttTCATCCAGATCTTTCTCTATACCAAGGGCTGAACCCTGAATCCCCGATTAAGAATGGAGCAGGCCCAACACTTCACCACAACCCGTTGGCGAAACTAATTTCTTGAAAGACctttattttcaaaatcattttaacCTTCACTTTGTTTTTCTTCATTAtgcattatctattttttattgaGGGAAAATTGTCTTGTTTCTCTCTTTGCCATATAGCTCATTTTATTGGTTAAAAATGCAAATTACTCTCTTCTTTTTAAGTGTTGCattggacttttttttttttttggaagtgTTGCGCTGGACTTATTTCTCCATATTTTGAAAATGTCCTTGTATTTCTTGTACTCTCTTTGTTTCATTTAGAACTcatttatttttactaaaaattacttATAACTACAACTATACTTTCTTTTGTTACACAATATCTCAAATCTTAAAACTGATTGTAAATATCTCACTTTTTTAAATTTCTTCTCTCTCTagaattcatatacataactttACATCCCCATTTTACATTTTTAGTTCCATGAAAGGTTTCTACAATCAATGAGCCACTTAATAGCggttaccatttttgaattttataaccGTGTTTGAATCAAACCGCTcaacatcatcattcaacttTCTCATAATCTCCATTAACAatctttcttcaattttgttttggagattcgtaaaatttttatattttttcaactttactaaaTAATTTTTTGTCGGAATAGAATGTTGCATGCACTTTATTCTTTAAATCCTGATTAGTAATGGATGATTCTCCATCTTTTAAGAGGCACAGAGAGACTCGTGAGGCCTgtgataagaggcctagattCCAGGTTAGATTTGCTGGGGGTCATAGTGGTTCCTACTTCAGAGGTGGTGGTTCTCATGTTGGGTATCCTCCGCGTCCATCTTttcaaactcagactcagcctagcCGACCAGTTCAGGCAACTTTCAGACTACGGACAGAGGTTAGTTTGGTGCCTGTGGTCGCCCTAGTAAGGCCAGTGATCAGTCCTCGAGGGGTTCATTTTTGAGTCATACTAGATGTGGTGGTTACTGCGGTACAACCAGATCTGTGAAATCTAGTTCTATTCAtgattcttgttttacttatgggCTTCTCGGTCATTTCTCAAGAGATTGCCCTAGTCGTGGGGCAATGATTGTTTTAGCCCATGGTGGTACTCCTAGTAGGGCAATTTATCCCTCAGGCAGAGGTGGTTCGTGAGGTCGTAAGGGTGGTTACCAAGGTGCTCAGGGTGGTACTCAGCCAGGTAGGATAGGAGATCGGTCAGGTGCCCAACCAGGTAGTGGTCATGGTCAGTTATATACAGTACTTGCTATACCCGAGAGTGAGACTTCAAATGCTGTTCTGacaggtatgattttggtatGCCGCAAGTCGGCTCTTGCTTTGTTTGATCCCGGattcacttattcttatatatctgcttattatgcacacagttggacttgactagtgatattatttatgctattgtgtgtatctactcccgtggGTGATTTTTTAGTTGTGGATCGGGTATTTAGATCATGTTTTCtgacagttagtgatgttgatacttatgctgatcttattattttggatatgctggATTTCAATataattctgggcatggactgttatcccactatcatacgTTCATGGATTATTATttcaagaccgttaccttagcacCCCTGGCATGACTTAGTCTATGGCAGGGAGCAGTTAGCTGTGAGCTGGCAgaaattatttcttatatttgtgctAGAAGGCTTATATcgaggggttgcgagtcttatctcgtGTATATGATACTCATGTAGAGAGTCCATCAATTGACTTTATTTTGTTgtgtgtgagtttcctgatgtgtttcctGCCGATTTGTCCGGTATTCCCCCTGACCATGatattgagttttctattgaccttgagcctggCACGCGATCTATTTGTATGGCACCTTGTCATATGGTTCCTGCCAaacttaaggagctgaattccaGGCTTCAGGaactttttgataagggttttattagaccgagtatGTCCCTATGGAGAGCTCCTGTTtggtttgtaaagaagaaaaatggttcGATgtgcatgtgtattgattatagatagcTTAATAAGGTAACGGTGAacaaccattatcctatgccttgcatTGATGGTTTATTCGACCAGCTTCAGGATGCTGCCatgttttccaagattgatttgaggtcggTTTATCATCAGTTGAGAATATACCAAACACAGCTTtcaggacccattatggtcattatgagttcttggtgatgtctttcgggttgaccaatgctccaaccacgttcatggatttgatgaatcgtgtgtttagACCTTATTTACTcctttattattgtgttcattgatgacattcttgtccaTTCGAGGAGTAGTTAGGAGCATGTGCAACATTTGAGAGTCGTGCTCCAAACTTAAAGAGATCAtatgctttttgccaagttctatAAGAGTGAGTTTTGACTTGAGTCGGTGGCAtttcttggacatgtggtgtctaaggctGGTTTTATGATAGACCCGACTAAGATTGAAgcgattcgtgattgggctaggcctacatctCCAACTGAGGTTTGCAGTTTCATTGGGCTGGACGGTTATTTAcaaattctttgttgagagttTTTTGACTATTTCAACTTTTATGACTAGTTTGACACGAAAGGAAGTTCCTTTTTGATAGTCTGAGGAGTGTGACTTGAGCTTTGGAAAGTTCAAGGATTATCTTACTTCAGCATTAGTGTTAGCTTTTCCTGTTGAGGGTAAGAGATTCaccgtgttttgtgatgcttttgatGCTGGTCTTGGTTGCGTTTTGATGCAACAGGGTCATATTTGTGTTCCCCGGCATGATGACTTGAGTCAGTCGATTCTTCATGAGGCCCATAGTCTtagttattccattcatcccagcACATCTAAGATGAATAGAGATTTGAGATAACATTACTAGTGggatgggatgaagagagatgtagcAGACtttatggctcgttgcctatgttgtcagcaagttaaggacGAGCATCAACATCCAAGTGGATTGGCTAAAGGTTGCCtatttgtaacgccctgaaattgggtcccgagatgtcacatggtgcttagggtcacaagtgacccccaactaacccttctactggcataactcataagcaaccgaattaaaagtataaatctaaactgaatttacaagattacaactctgcttttacaaccaaaattgaaacggaatacatcaacttctactgactgtctatgaagcctctactagtattgactataggtaaccgggtcatgactcccgactttCCCAACTCAATATGGCTgagtaaagaaaatacaataattctcgaactgtataactaactcaagcccttgaatcaaaa is a genomic window containing:
- the LOC107848188 gene encoding BTB/POZ domain-containing protein NPY1, producing the protein MTADSETTSEEKSSSAFLEIAIEIDIGISPATTIKLVFFVLDIRQPNSERYVPSELATDVTIIVGEVIFYLHKFPLLSKSNRLQRLVSKANEENSDEIQLVDFPGGPKAFEICAKFCYGMTVTLNPYNVVAARCAAEYLEMTEDVDRGNLIFKIEVFLNSSVFRSWKDSIIVLQTTKSLLPWSEDLKVVGRCIDSIASKTSIDPSSITWSYTYNRKVAVSDKITEVGMKFPGKLESVPKDWWVEDICELDIDLYKRVMVAVKSKGRMDGSVISEALRVYAMRWLPDSIEALVSEADSRRNKSLLETIICLLPSDKGVTCSCSFLLKLLKVAILVGADDSSRDALVKSISLKLDEASVNDLLVPARSPQTTVYDVNLVKCIVNRFMARERSTRDKNISPKSTNDFILGHASWLKVGKLIDCYLAEIARDPNVSLSIFIELLLAIPESARPIHDALYEAIDIYLQEHSSLTKAERKHLCGFMDVRKLTMDASMHAAQNERLPLRTVVQVLFFEQIRASAGVQALNHRNTDAVDCTRKTEEYWQKTLLEKNNIPKPSSVIKMKGEDPQKNMKLVKKGSQNRSSGPQLLPSRSRRIFDKMFAGKAFGNRENRSSETSGSSQSPTSRSKGEIKFSSSSSRNRRHSIS